gtggggaagagggtgtAGGCTCTGGCAGGAGTGGGATGCAGGGTGAGGGTGCCATGTTCACACACACATGGCCACAGGGAGGTGCTGGCAGCTGCGGGCAGTCCTGCTACACTGCCAGTGGTGGCAGCTGCGGCCTCTGGGCTcttctgaatggccctggggcaGCAGATGGGCTGGTGGAtgccagggtgggaggagcacATGGGGGTGACAGGTAGGGCTGGTGGAGCCTGGCCAGGAATACTCCTGGTCCCGCGGCCCCACGGGCCCATGTAACTCGCTGCCTGTGAGTCCAGACTAACGGTAGCATCCCCGCCCCTTTCCTGGGCCCTCTAGGGGCCCTttgctggcaggagctgggaggcCCAGGAAGGAGCCAAGAGAAGACAAGGGCCCGGCAGCCGCCCAGCATGAGGCCAGCCAGGGCGCCTGCACACGCTGTGCTGAATGTGGAACCGACTGAGAGCAAAGGGACGGTCGCTGCTTGTAACAGGGAACAGCCCCcaagccgggggcgggggggatacAGAGCAGCTATGGGctcaggcagccctgccccccggcaagcccggagcccagagccagcccagccaGCAGAGAGCAGCACTGGGAGGATGGACAGACAAGCTGGCCGGGGACAatggctgctcctctcccagggCCAGTCGGGGCAGCAGGCGGGTCAGACTTCAAGTATCCACTCTGGGACCTGGGAGCCACTTGCCTGAGGACACCAACCTGTATAATGGGCTGCCCAGAGCCCCTGGCCTGGAAGGAGGCTGCTGCCAGCGCCAGGGAGAGTGCAGGATAGTGATGTTGGGAGGGTAGGGAGGGTGACCTCCCACCCCTATCCCGTGTCTGACTCCAGCTCGCAGGCCTGGGGTCTCATGAATGtctttaagtatcagagggggagccgtgttagtctgaatctgcaagaacaacaagaagtcctgtggcatgttatagacgaagtgggtctttgcccacaaaagctcgtgctccaataaatctgttagtctataaggtgccacaggactcctcgttgttcttTATGAATGTCTGTATTCTCCTCAAAGGGCTCATTGTCTAGACAGTGCCCTTCAGAGCTGCCTGCACCATGTGCTAGGAAAGCGAAGGGATCCTGTGACAGGGCGGGCCAGGCCTTGAGACCCCCTGCCGGAGGCCCTATGGTCCTGCCACACACTGCCCCAGAAGGACAagagagaagtcctccaagcaggctgGAATGGATGCAGGAGAAGTTGCCAATCAGGAGACAGGAAGGCCtgataaaaggagctgcaggaccaggCAGCAGTCAGTTCCTCCGGAGACCTCAAGGTGTGCAGACCGGAAACTGGCTGGTGGAGAGAGTGCCAGCACCCTGGACAGCTCCATGTGGAGCGCTTACAGGAGACTGATGGACTGTGATGGGACTCAAACAGAGCCCGGAGGCCAGGGCAAGGAAGCTGTCTCCaggagggaagctggggggcaCTGACTCAGAGGGCATGAGATGGGCCCCGGGTAGACATGTACCCCGGAAGGGGGTTGTTTGGAATCACAGGTGGGCAGTGAGTGTGACTTGGCCAGACGGGGCGCTCACAAGAGGTGAGTGCTGCCCTGTTACAGACCCCCACCGGGGCTCCCACCGATCCTATTCGTGGTGCACCAGGCTCCCAaggtcatagactcatagagctggaagagacctcaggagtcatcaagtccagccccctgccctaggcaggaccaatcccaactaaatccacccagccagggctgtgtcaagccgagacttaaacacctctagggatggagactccactacttccctagggaacccagcccagcgcttccccacccgcctagggaaatagtttttcctaatatccaacctggacctctcccaccacaacttgagaccattgctccttgttctgccatctgtcaccactgagaacagcctctctccatcctctttggaacctcccttcaggaagttgaaggctgctatcaaatcccccctcactcttcgcttctacagactaaacagacccaagtccctcagcctctcctcgtaggtcatgtgctccagccccctaatcattttggtcgccctccgctggaccctctccaatgcgtccacatcctttttgtagtggggggcccagaactggacacaatactccagatgtggcctcaccagagccgaataaaagggaataatgacatctctggatctgctggcaatgctcctcttaatgcaacctaatatgccattagccttcttggctactagggcaccctgttgactcatatccagcttctcatccactgtaacccccaggtccttttctgcagaactgctacttagccagtcggtccccagcctgtaccaatgcttgggattcttccatcccaagggcaggactctgcacttgtccttgttgaacctcatcagatttcttgtggcccaatcccctAATCTGTcctggtcactctggaccctgtccctgccccccagcgtatctatctctccccctagcttagtgtcatccacagacttgctgagggtgcaatccatcccctcatccaggtcattaataaagacattgaacaaaaccggccccagaactgatccttgggacaCCGCGCTAGATCCCTTGAGGATCTTGCAGAGCAGAGAACAGGCTGCTCAGGGTGAcaccagctgccaggctctgcaggACATTGTCCCGCCTCGTGGCTGCTGGTAGCAGAGGTGCTGAGATGCCATGTGGGCCCCAGCCAGCGGCAGACTGTGAACCCGCATTTCCTGCCCTGTCACAGGATGAAAGGGGCCGGGGTCCAGGGGCTCCGTGTAGTCCAGATAcgcctccccacctcctgctcagcgAGAGACTGTTCTGACAGGCCGTCACCACCCAACACTGAGCCTCGCGCCGGAGCCGGACAAAACGTAAAACCCGAACGCGGGTCCCAGCATTCACGGAGCTCGGCGCCCTGGTTCAGGACAGGCCGTGGGGCGGCCACGCATCTCCCTGGACCTCCAAGCCTTGCACCACCTCACTGAGGCCAAAGTAGCTGGCCCCTACTGCCGGGGTGTGGACAGGTATGGCCCTAAAAACTGACTGGccaacccaccccacccccggccaAGTGACGCAGAAATGGCACCAATCAGTGACCCAGTACCCTGTGCCCCCCGAGGCACCCGGCCTGCTCCCCGTCTCTAGCCCCGGCTCTTAAGGAAGGTCAGAAAACTTCTGGGAGCAAATCTCTCAGTCCTGCGGCAGTGCAGTGGAACAGGGCCGGGCCCTTTCAACAGCCTGAGGCCCATGGGGCTCTGTGTTCTGGAAGCCGAGCACATGTGGGTGCCTGGGGGCTATTGGGAACCGCCCGGCTCATGCCCCATGTTGTTTGTGTGTCAAGGGTGAGGCCCGGTCCTAGGGCATTCAGTGGGGTGGCCATTTAACACTGCTTgccccacaacagctgctgtCTGCAAGATGCTagggctgccctgcaggcctcCAAAGCTAGAAGCAGGACAGGGGCTACTCATGGTGCCGGCAGGTAACAACTCACCTCCTGCCAGGGACCTGCCACACGCCCCCAGTGGCCTGACATCTGCTTTCCCTACCAACGCCCCCAGCTGGCATGCGAAGCCAGTGAAATCCAGGCAGAGCCAGCGAGAGCCACATGGAGAGCAACCCCCGTCCCTGGCTGCGTGCCTGCGTCTTTGCCAAATGCTCCGAAACCCTGAGTCGCAGCTCTGGCAGGGCcatcctggggcagagggatccGCACATGGCGTGCCAGCTGTGTCGTACCTCCCTCACCCCCCGACTCCTCAGCCGCGGGCCTGGCTCAGCTCAGAAGCAGCATATCCCAGAGGCCTCCTGGTTTTCCAGACACACACGTCTCCCGTGCGGAGGGAAAGTCCCTCGCTTGTGCCAGGAGAACTCCCCGCGGCTGCACGTGACTTCCAGGCATTGCTCCGTTTCCCGCTGTGCCGGCAGGGATGAGAGAAACGTTCTGAGTGAGCTTGGCTTGCTCTGCCTGCTTGTCATCCCCCCGAGACCCTGCAGCAAGTTTCCCTTTTCTTCCTCACTCAGCTCCTGCTGGgactttctcccctcccctcccccgctcaggAAATTCCGCTCCCTTTCGCTTTCGCTCAGCCTGGGAATTGCTATAAAGGGAGCCCAGCCTGTGGGTGCCAGTGCCGCAGCGGAACacagctcagccctggctccGGCTTCGCTCATCCTCCCTCCACAGCAGCATGAAGGTCTCCGTGGCCGCCCTCGCCGTCCTCGCCAGCGCGGCCTTCTGCTCCCTGGCCTCCTCCGCCCCACGTGAGTCCAGCCTCGCTCTCGGAAATGGCCATTTGGGAAGGGAACCTCAGGCTTGCTCTTTGGATGGGGGGGCACTTCCCCTGGGGGTACCACTTCCCCCCACTCGCCTCCAGGCTgctctagctgctgctgctttccctcGTGTAAGCACGGCCAgatgggccagaccaaaggtccatcccgcCCAGTGTCcagtctgcccacagcggccaacgccaggtgccccagagggagggaacagaacagggaatcatctagcgatcccttccctgtccccattcccagcccctgacaaacagaagctagggacaccatccctgcccatcctgactaagagccattgatggacctaacctccatgaattgatttAGTTATTTCTTGAATGCTgctaaaatcctggccttcaccacatcctctggcaaggagttccacgggtagactgtgctgcatgaagacatacttccttttgtttgttttaaacctgctgcctattaaagtGTGAGGGCCACAGCCTGGAGCAGGTGCTGTTGGGGGGTTTCAGGTGAAAAAAGTGAGTGGAACAGGACAGGATCCGATGTCAGAGGTTGTGTGCGTGTGGGCCACTCTCTGAACTGGCAAAAGGAGGAAGCCACTCGCTCCAGGCAAGTTTCAACATGGtcaaatttatctagttcttttttgaaccctgttaaaatcctggcctgcacaacatcctctggcaaggagttccacaggttggctgtgtgctgggtgaagtaaaacttccttttgtttgtttgaaacctgctgcctattaatttcatttggtgacccctagtacttATGTTATGGGAtccagtaaataacttttccttattcactttctccacagctgtcatgattgtatagacctctgtcctatcccccatcccaccatgcccccctccccccgcattggAACTCATGTTGTCTGTTTCCATCCTTCAGTGGGATTGGACAGACAGAcctcctgctgcttctcccaCTCGGCCCGCCCCATCCCACGCAGAATGGTGCTGGGTTACTACGACACCAGCGGCAAGTGCACCCTGCCTGCTATCGTGTAAGTACAAGCTCCCGCACCCAGGGAGCGGCTGGCAGCGGGGGTGCAGGCTTGTCGAGGCCCGCTTGTGTGCCCAGCCCTGCGGCGGatggctgcctgccaggggcaccGTTTGCTCAGTGTCTGCCTGCAGTGAAATCCCTGCGGCCGGGCCGCTTGTGCTGGCTGGGGTGTGCGGGCTCAGCGGGGGTGCTGTGATGGTTAACCCCATGACCCCAGTCTGCTGGCCCGGGCCAGCCACGGTACTTTGATTCCAGCTTAGAAAcacctgggtgtggggcaggacagcacagggctgctgctcctgggtccaACGGGGGGACATCCGGGGGTCCCAGGTCCCTAAATCATCCGTTGCAGAGCCCCCTGCCCAGTGCAGACTCTGAGAGCCAAgggttcctctccctgctgtAAGAGAACAGGCCAGCTAGAAGGGATCCCCAGGGCTCCGCCTCTAGGGCCCTGGGGTGGGATCTACTCCCCCCCGGGGtgatgggtgtgggagggggcaggaagggaggttgcGGGAGTGCTTTCCTTCGTCGACATGGCAGCTGaattggggaggggacaggccagATGTCCCAGACCAGAATCAGTTTCTGATGGCGGATCCTTCAGGGACCGGCTCTCCTGGCTGCCCGGCAGGCGTGGGGAGACTCTGTTCCCTCTCTCTAAGCCGTCTCTTTCCTGTCCCGCAGGCTGATTACGAAGAAAGGCCGGCCCATCTGTGCTGACCCCGGCGAGGCCTGGGTCCAAAGGCTACGTGACCAGCTGGATCGGAACTGAGCCGCACGGGGCCCGAACTCGCTGCCTCGGTGTGCTATGGTTACCCCAGGCCGCCCCGTCGTGCCGGTGCGGGGGCAAGCAGGCGattcctgccccaaggagctggcCAGCTGAGGGCAACGTTCAGCCGACCCCGGAGAGACCCCCATCCAGCCGACACAAGCAAGCCTTCTGCTGCTAACCCCCTTGCCACAGAACAGGCGCACGCTGGACCTGTGCCACAGCCTGGGAAGCTACTTAAGACGTGTCGCGGGCGCCACCGTTTTTTATCGCTAGTTCTATTTATGGGAGGCATCCAGGTGGTCACACGACCGCCCCTGCATCCCTGGGACAGACACAAACCAGCAGGCGGCGGAATGTGTTTGGGTCTCGGTGCTGCAGTATTAGGGGACGCTCGGGggttggaaaataaaatgtttggtGTAAAATCTCTCTGGTTTCCTTACTGCACATCCTGGCTGGACTGATCTCCCGTCCCAGGCACGGTCCTGGACCCTGTGCTTGCCTGGCTCACTAGGACCGGGCCTGGAACAAAGCTGACCAGCGCAGCACCAGCCCGTTGGGGAAAATTCGGCCCCATTGACAGTTTCCAGCTCCTCTCACAGGCACCTAGCCCCCCCACAGCACTTCCCCCGGCAAGCGCCACCCGCCAGGCACTGCACTACACTAGTTCCCGCCATACACAGGGAGGGCAAAGGGTTAACTCTCGGCCCCTGCAGACAGCACCAGGTTAGCAGAGACTGCAGGCGGGGAATGGGTTCAGCTGGACGCTCTTCTAGCAGGTAAGGATGGAGTTGGGAACCCGTGCCCGTGTGAACGTGCTCTGTCCATGTGAACATGCTCTGTGTGTGCTCTGTGCACATGTGAACATGCTCCATGTGTGTGAGCGTGCTCCGTGGGCAGGGCATCTCCTGGGGAACAGGGCAGTTACCCAGCCGGCCCATGGGCTACACAGCCACTGCCCAATAGCTGCACTGAATATTTTCCTGTCCCCTTGCCCCAGGGCTCTTAGCAGAGACTTGGGGTAGGAACTGGTTGGTTTCACTTGTCATGTCTACCAGGCGGGGCCTGTTGTTTCTGGGCACAGAGTCGTCGTGGGGACATGTGCATGGACATGTTGCATGGATCCAGGgtcagattaaggggggggctagctgaGCAGCTGCCCgaggcgccaacctatggggggcacctgatggcagctgtaaggggcgccgcgtgcccgggggccactcagcgccccttagagctgcaatcaggtgctgCGTGCCCGATCGCAGCTGTACAGTGTGCAGCGTGCTGGGGGGTGgagccgcgcatgcaccgtgaGCCTGGGGATCCGGCCTTGCATGGATCCACTCAGCCCAGCGTGCGTCTTAATGCCTTGGATGCTCCTATCCCCCCCGTTGTGTCCTCTCGCTGCCTACCCCTGCATGGCTTTGGATTTGCTCACCTCCTCCTTGCAGGTGAGACAAGGCAGCGTGGTCTAGTGATGAGAGGCAGGTGACTTTGGTTTGGAACATGTCActtccctgctctctgcctcggtttccctatctgtaaaatgcgGGTGGTGCTGCCCACACGTGTAAA
The nucleotide sequence above comes from Pelodiscus sinensis isolate JC-2024 chromosome 21, ASM4963464v1, whole genome shotgun sequence. Encoded proteins:
- the LOC106731489 gene encoding C-C motif chemokine 4-like isoform X1, which gives rise to MKVSVAALAVLASAAFCSLASSAPLGLDRQTSCCFSHSARPIPRRMVLGYYDTSGKCTLPAIVLITKKGRPICADPGEAWVQRLRDQLDRN
- the LOC106731489 gene encoding C-C motif chemokine 4-like isoform X2; amino-acid sequence: MKVSVAALAVLASAAFCSLASSAPLGLDRQTSCCFSHSARPIPRRMVLGYYDTSGKCTLPAIV